The nucleotide window GCCAATGGTTACAAGGATTACTTTCGGGCCTTACTCTGGCCATAGGACTCATGCCAGAGGAACTTCCTTTAGTTATGACAATTTTCTTTGCGTTAGGTGCATTTCGTTTGAGTACTAAAAATGTTTTAGTCAGACGATCCTCTATCATTGAAACTTTAGGTGCTGCTACAGTACTCTGTTCAGATAAAACAGGTACGATCACTCAAAATAAAATGAAAATAGGAATTGTTGTAACAAAGTCGGAAACGGTAACATTAAATCCTACTTCCATTCTTTCAGAGGAAACCAAAAGTTTACTTCATATTGCCTATTGTGCTTCCAAACATCCTAGTTTTGATCCAATGGATATTGCAATTTCTGATTGTTTGGCTTTGTTTCATGAAAGAGCAGATTCTGCCTTGTTGTCAGTTCAAGATTTTCCTTTAACTCCAGACCATTTAACAATGGTTCGTGTTCTAAGAGAAGAGGGAAATTATGTGAGTTATGCAAAAGGATCACCTGAAGCAATTTTTGATTTGTGTAAATTTAATTCTTCTGAATTAGAATTCTGGACAAACAAAACCAATGAATTAGCAAAACAAGGATTCCGAGTCCTTGGTGTTGCAAAATCCAAATCTCCTTTAAATGTGATTCCAGCTGAAAGAAAACAAGTCGATTATTTGTTTTATGGCCTTTTAGCATTTTTAGATCCAATCAGAGAGATCGTTCCTTTCGCTGTAAAAACTGCTTATGATTCAGGAATTCGAGTGATTATGATCACCGGAGATTATCCAGAAACTGCAAAGAACATTGCTGATCAAATTGGATTAAAAGAATCGCACTTGGTATACACAGGAAAAGAATTTTCTAATCTAAGTGAAGAGGATATGCAGAAAGTCATTCGGAAATGTAATGTTTTTTCGAGAGTGAGTCCTGAAGATAAATGGCGGATAGTCCGTATGTTAAAAGCGGATGGCGAAATTGTTGCTATGACTGGTGATGGAGTGAACGATGCACCTGCTTTGCGTACAGCAAACATTGGTGTTGCGATGGGGGAGAGGGGAACAGATGTGGCTCGGGAAGCTGCCGATATTGTTTTGTTAGACGATTCCTTTTCTTCCATATTGGAATCTGTTCGGATTGGTCGACAAATTTTTGATAACTTAAAAAAAGCTTTGGGTTATCTTATTGGGGTTCACATTCCTATTGTGGGGATTACTTTTTTTCCCATTCTTTTTGATTGGCCCATCATTGTATTGTCTGCAATTCATATTGTGTTTATGGAAATGGTTATCGACCCCACTTGTACCATAGTTTTTGAAAGAGAATCTGCCGAATCAGATTTGATGAAAAGAAAACCAAGAGAAACATCCGAACCTCTTTTGGATCGGGAACTATTTATCAATTCCTTAATTCAGGGAGCATTTTCCCTAATTTCTGTTGTTTCTTCCTATTGGATCACGGAAATCTTCCTCAAGGGAACATCTTCTCCAAAAGTAGTGAGTACAGCAAGTTTTGTTACATTAGTATTTTCTAATTTGTTTTTAATCCTGGCGAATAGATCCCTACATGAGTCCATGTGGAGTCGGATGCGAATTTCCAATCCTATCATTCCTTATGTCTTTGCCGGGACTATTGGTGTCCTGATTTTATCTATGTATTTACCCGGTATGAATACTATGTTTCGATTTGTGCCACTTAATTTTCTACAATTTTCCTCAGCGATACTGGTTGCATTTGTGGGAGTTTTGTTCTACGATATGACAAAAGTTTTAGTTTCAAAATTACTTCGTGGCTGACATGGACGGAGTCTATTTCTAAACTTAGCAAAAGCTTATGATAGAACTCTTCTTTCCTAAAAAGTATTCTGCTCTATGTTTAAAATCTGCGTTTTTTGGTTTTTTTGCCCATACAGGTTTTGTGCGGGGTTTACAAGAAATTGGTTTTAAACCCTCTGTGGTCACAGGTTCCAGTTCAGGAGCAATGATTGGTGCCCTGTATGCAACGGGTCGAGAGATGGTCGAATTTGAATCTCTGATTTTGGGACTAAGAAAAAAAGATTTTTGGGAAGGGAATTCTCTGACAATGCTTGGTCGGTTATTGCGAAAGGGACTCAATGGATACAGTGGAGTTTTGACTGGTAAGGCAACCCGTAAGATTTTGTATCCATACCTTGGTAATAAAAAGTTTTCCGACCTGCCTATCAAACTCGGAATTGCAGTTTCTAATCTTTCCAAAAACAAACGTGAACTAATTACTGATGGTAACGTACTTGATGCAGTAATGGCATCGATTGCTTTTCCATTTTTATATGAAGTCCAAGAGTTCCAAGGCCAAGAATTTTTGGATGGTGGCATTGGTGATGGGGAACCTATCAAAGAACTCATTTTGGATTCAAGTATAGACCGCATTGTCATCCACCAAGTAAATAATAATAGACCAGTAAGTCGTAATACCATGAAGCGTGCGTTAGATGCTTCTGTGCAAATTATTGAATCCGAAACAGAAGACTTAAAGTCATTACTGGCAAAAGAAAAAGGGAAAAAACTAATTCGTTTGGAAACAAATACTCCTTATTTATCTCCGAATGATTTTTCAAAAGGAAAGTTTGCCCTTGCGGAAGGTAGAGGAACTGCCTACCGAAACAAGGCAGAAATATTAGGTGATTTGGAATTACCTGTATTTAATTTTTTTAATCAGTAATAAATACAATGGACATTCAAAAGAAACTCAATGTTTTGATTGTTGAAGATTCGTTAGCTTCTTACAAAGCTATTGTATCTGTGCTTCAAAATTTTGGGTTCTCTATTTTTGCAGAAAGGGCCGAATGGAAATCGGAATTTGAACAAAGAATCAAAGACGAAACTTGGGACATTGTTATATCTGATTTTTACCTTCCTGATTTTGATGGTCGATATGTCATCTCTAGAGTCAAAGAAATCTATCCAGATTTGCCAGTGATTTTAATTACAGAATTTCTTCCCGAAGACTCCGCTTCTGAATTTCTGAAATTGGGTGCAGCCGAATTTTTACCAAAGTCTTCTATCATAAAACTACCGTTTGTTGTGAACCGAGAATTAGAAGCCTACCGATTGAAGGTGTCTCAAAAAAAAGCATGGGATATGTTAGTTCACGGTGAAGAGCTTTTAACCCGTTCTCAAAAAATATCACATCTTGGTCATTTCGAAGTAATTTTTCCTGAAAAAAATACTTTATGGTCTCTGGAGTTATATCGAATTTTAGGATTTGATTTTGGTGAAATTCCGCTCATGGAAAAGGTATGGTCACTTTTAGATGAACCAGAACATGATCATATCAAAGTAGTATGGGAAGACCTTTTAAAAGACAATCATTCTAAAGAAATGATAGTTACTTTGAATACGAAAGTGGGAAGAAAAAAAGTAAATCTTTGGTTGGAAGCAGAGAAGTTTGAAGATTCAAGATTTCGTATCTTTGGAACCATTCATGATATATCTGATTTATCCGAATTAGAACATTCTATACAACTCAACGAACAGTTGTTTAAGGGTATTTTTAATAATTCTTCACAGGCGATTTTTCTTTTGGATTTACAAGGCCATGTGATCCGTATGAATCGTAATGCTGTATTATCTTTTGAACGAGAGGAAGCTGATGTCCAAGGTTTGGAATTAATCCGTTCTATTTTTTCAAACTCCGACCAGGAATCGATAAAAAAATTGACCTATGGTATGAAGCTTGCTTTAAAAAATCAAAGTTTCGAAGTTTTTGTTAGTTATAGTCTATCAGATGGAAGAGAAAAATATTTTGATTGTGACTTCTATTCTCTTACTGATCCTTCTGGAAAAATATTATATATTGTATTAGAAGCAAAAGACATAACTGAAAAAATTATATTAGAGCGTGCTTATGCGCAGTCGCAAAAATTGGAAGCACTCGGTACCTTTGCCGGTGGAATTGCTCACGACTTTAACAATCTTCTAACGCCTATGTTGGCCTATGTTTCTTATTTGAATGCAGAGTGGTCTAAGAATGAAACAAACGAAGCAATTCAAAAGTCTTTACCGGCTATTGAAGGTATTTCAAAATCATTAGATAGAGCAAAAAATTTAATCCAACAGATATTAACCTATTCGAAAATTGATAATTCTATAGCGAAACAATTAGACCTTAGAGAACAACTATTGCAAGTTTTAAAAGAAGTAAGAGTTGTATCGTCCAACCAAATCGTTTTGTTTACTGATTTAGGTAACGAACCTGCCTATGTGAATGCTGATCCAATTCAAATTTTTCAAATTCTTTCTAATCTATATGAAAATGCTGTTTTTGCTCTGCAAGACACTCCCAATCCAAAAATTACGATATCTCTTTCTCGAATTTTGTATGAAAAGTCAGAATTGCTTCATGTGGGATTTATGAAGAACACTGAGTATTGGAAATTAAGTTTTTCTGATAATGGTTCTGGAATTTCACCAGAGATTATCGAAAAAATCTTTGATCCTTTTTTTACTACGAAAGGTGGCAAAGGAACAGGGCTGGGATTACCAATCATTTATGGAATTATGGTAAAGATGGGTGGGACAATTCTAGTGAATTCGAGTATTGAGAAAGGAACTGAGTTCGATTTATATTTTCCTGCTTGGAGAACAATGCTTTAATCAATTGACAAACAGATTCACATAGATTATTTAATGATGTTTCCATGGGTTATTTCCTGAGAAAACATTTTGAATCTCTATATATAGGTTTTCTTTGGGGACTTCTCGTCTTACTTTTCTTTTCTTCCTTTTTTTTCTTCTACCAAGTATATGAAAGTCGAATGGATCGAATTTCTTTTGAAGATAAGAGCCGTTGGAATGCACTTTTAAATACATATTCCTCCTATCTTAAGGATGCAGAAACCGGGGTAAGGGGATACATTCTCACTGGTGATCCAGAATTTTTGGAGCCATACCAAGTCGCTTTATTGGATATACCAGCGGCCGAGACATTGCTTCGTGCTGAATGTGAACCAGCTTATGAAATAGAACTAGAATCGATCATTCGTGCGAGCAAGTTAAAGATAGATTACATTCAGAATTTCGTAAAACACTTTCCAATCAAAAAACCTCAAAAATCTGAATTTATAGAAAGTAAAAGGCGGATGGATGTTTTTCGTTCCGAATTAAAGTCACTCCTAGATCGTAAATTAGAAAGAGAAAATATTGAAAAAGAAAAAAACAGAAAATTTACAACTCGATTAATTTCCGTATCAGGAGGTTTGTTTTTTGTTCTATCTCTTTTTATATTATGGATGATTCTTATTTTAAAAAGAAACGCAAAAATCTTATTAGAGAAGGAATTGATCGAAGATCGTTTATTTGAAATAGATGATTTATATCAAAACTCACCTGTAGGTTTTCATAGTTTAGATGCGAGTGGTTATTTTGTAAAAGTCAATCGGACCGAATTGGATTGGTTGGGTTATGCCGAAGAAGAATTAGTCGGGAAAGTAAAATGGTCTGATTTACTCACTGAAGAAAGTAAACAAACATTTCAAAATAATTTTCCAGTTTTTAAAAGTACTGGGCATATCGAAAATTTAAGATTTGAAGCCATACGTAAAAATGGAAGCTCCATATTTATAAATCTTTCGGCAACTGCCACTTATTCAAAAACGGGAGAGATGATACGATCACGATCCGTTTTGCTTGACATCTCTCGGATGGTTTTATACGAAAAGGAACTCATAGAAGCACGAGTTCGTGCAGAGGATGCCAATCGAGCAAAGTCAGAATTTCTTTCTAGTATGAGTCATGAATTGAGAACACCTCTAAATGCAGTGATCGGACTTTCTATGTGGCTTATGGAAGACAATCCAAAACCTGAACAAGTGGAATACTTAAAAAACTTACGGTTTTCTAGTGAAACACTATTAACCTTAATCAACGATATTTTGGATTTTAATAAAATTGAAGAACGGATGATCATCATAGAGGAAATTGATTTTAGCCTAAAAGAGTTCATTAGTTCAGTTTCCTCTTCTTTTACAGTCAAAGCAAAAGAACAACTATTATCTTTTCGAGAAGAGATTGATAAAAATTTACCTGAGTATATTTGTTTTGATCCCACACGTATGTTACAAGTGCTTAATAATTTATTATCAAATGCAGTTAAATTCACAACTGAAGGAACAATCACTCTTCGTGTTTTGTTAGTCTCAAAATTTGAAAATCAGGTTGTGATTCGATTTGAAGTGGAAGATACAGGAATTGGAATTTCTTCAGATAAACTTAAATATGTATTTGAAAAGTTCACTCAAGCAAATCAAGACACTACAAGAAAGTTCGGAGGATCCGGTCTTGGTCTTGCGATTTCAAAAGGACTTGTTGAACTTATGCATGGAAATTTGGAATTGGAATCAAAGTTAGGGAAAGGCTCGAAGTTTTCTTTTACCTTTCCGTGTAAAATTGGTAAGTCAATCTCATCTAGTTCTTTACGCCATGCGAAAGCAAACTCTTTGGATTTATTAGGAAAACGTATTCTCGTCGCAGACGACATTGATATCAATCGCTCTGTTGTGATTCGATTTTTGCAACGTTGGGGCATTGAATCTGAAGAAGCTTCCGATGGAGAAGTGGTTCTTGCTAAGTTAGCAAAATATAAAATTGATTTGATACTTATGGATTTACATATGCCGAACGTTGATGGTTATATGGCGACAAAAAGAATTCGCGAGAATCCTAGTTGGCAGAATATTCCCATTATTGCTTTAACCGCTTCTGCTCAATTGGAAACTAAAGAAAAAATACATGCAGTAGGAATGAATGATTTCATTTCTAAACCTTTTTATCCAAATGATTTATATCAGAAGCTGGTATATTGGATTTCTTCCTAAAATTCTTTCTCTAATGAAATTGCTAAGATTGTAATATCGTCGTCAGAGCGTTTTGATTTTTGAAATTTTTCTACTTCTGTAATTAACCGATCACAAATAGTCTGTGGATCATTTTTTGCTAAAGTTTGCAATAAATTAAAAAATCGTTCTTCACCATATAACTCACCAGAGGTGGAATTTCGAGCTTCGATGACGCCATCTGTAAATAATACCAATGTTCCAGAATTAGGAAGGGGCAGTGTTTTTTCAATCATCTGTGATTCGATAAATTCATTGATCGCTCTTCCGTAACTCGAAATATGTTCTAGATTCCCATTTCTATCTAAATAGACCATTGGATGGTGTCCCGCATTGGCTATTTTCATAATTTGTTTTTCGGGATTTAAATAAACGAAAAATGCACTTAAAAAATGTCCTGAAAGTGAACTGAGTAGAGACAATCGAATTCTTTCTGCAGCATAAGCCGGCCTATCTAGTGAATCATCCCAAATTTGTAATGAAACTTTTGTCATGGAGGCAATCATCGCAGCGGGAATTCCATGTCCTGATACATCACATAAAAATAAACCGATCTCTTTATCTTTTACAATGATTTGGACAAAATCTCCTCCGATATCGGAGGCAGGTGAATAACGAAATCCTAATGCATGTCCATTGGCATGGGTTCGTTTTTGAGGCAATAGGCCATTTTGTAATTTCTGTGCAATTTTTAATTGTAAATCAATTTCTTGTTTTTCTTCTGTTGCCTTTCTATAATCCGATACTTTTAAAACTAAAGCCATTGATAAAAAGAAAACTTCAATTGCAGAACCTAATGGCAGTGAGTAGGAAGATAAATGAATTGGTCGGATCAAACCTTGGACCGTTAGTGAATTTAAAGCACCTCCGATAAGAATAGATCCAAAGGCAAATAAGAAAAGAATGACTTCTAATTTTTTCTTACTTTTAAAAAATGCCATCGTAGAAATTGATAACGCTAAGATTATGGGAATAATAACGAGCGTTACTCCAAGTTGAATAAAGT belongs to Leptospira terpstrae serovar Hualin str. LT 11-33 = ATCC 700639 and includes:
- a CDS encoding cation-translocating P-type ATPase, yielding MSSIPKQISEYILMGLTQEQVRKNRTKYGANEISSSQKKGIFQMLLGVVTEPMILLLISISIVYLLLGDRNEALLLLFSVVGIITITFYQEKKTETAISALRSLASPRTNVIRDQQIIRIEGKDVVFDDLLILNEGDRVPADCELVSDRMFSCDESLLTGESVPVTKSQSNPVFCGSLVVSGEGVCRVSAVGNLTEIGKIGRKIADEAIGRTLLEVEVARLVRNLFIVAASLCVILALYFGIAKSQWLQGLLSGLTLAIGLMPEELPLVMTIFFALGAFRLSTKNVLVRRSSIIETLGAATVLCSDKTGTITQNKMKIGIVVTKSETVTLNPTSILSEETKSLLHIAYCASKHPSFDPMDIAISDCLALFHERADSALLSVQDFPLTPDHLTMVRVLREEGNYVSYAKGSPEAIFDLCKFNSSELEFWTNKTNELAKQGFRVLGVAKSKSPLNVIPAERKQVDYLFYGLLAFLDPIREIVPFAVKTAYDSGIRVIMITGDYPETAKNIADQIGLKESHLVYTGKEFSNLSEEDMQKVIRKCNVFSRVSPEDKWRIVRMLKADGEIVAMTGDGVNDAPALRTANIGVAMGERGTDVAREAADIVLLDDSFSSILESVRIGRQIFDNLKKALGYLIGVHIPIVGITFFPILFDWPIIVLSAIHIVFMEMVIDPTCTIVFERESAESDLMKRKPRETSEPLLDRELFINSLIQGAFSLISVVSSYWITEIFLKGTSSPKVVSTASFVTLVFSNLFLILANRSLHESMWSRMRISNPIIPYVFAGTIGVLILSMYLPGMNTMFRFVPLNFLQFSSAILVAFVGVLFYDMTKVLVSKLLRG
- a CDS encoding patatin-like phospholipase family protein, which encodes MIELFFPKKYSALCLKSAFFGFFAHTGFVRGLQEIGFKPSVVTGSSSGAMIGALYATGREMVEFESLILGLRKKDFWEGNSLTMLGRLLRKGLNGYSGVLTGKATRKILYPYLGNKKFSDLPIKLGIAVSNLSKNKRELITDGNVLDAVMASIAFPFLYEVQEFQGQEFLDGGIGDGEPIKELILDSSIDRIVIHQVNNNRPVSRNTMKRALDASVQIIESETEDLKSLLAKEKGKKLIRLETNTPYLSPNDFSKGKFALAEGRGTAYRNKAEILGDLELPVFNFFNQ
- a CDS encoding hybrid sensor histidine kinase/response regulator — its product is MDIQKKLNVLIVEDSLASYKAIVSVLQNFGFSIFAERAEWKSEFEQRIKDETWDIVISDFYLPDFDGRYVISRVKEIYPDLPVILITEFLPEDSASEFLKLGAAEFLPKSSIIKLPFVVNRELEAYRLKVSQKKAWDMLVHGEELLTRSQKISHLGHFEVIFPEKNTLWSLELYRILGFDFGEIPLMEKVWSLLDEPEHDHIKVVWEDLLKDNHSKEMIVTLNTKVGRKKVNLWLEAEKFEDSRFRIFGTIHDISDLSELEHSIQLNEQLFKGIFNNSSQAIFLLDLQGHVIRMNRNAVLSFEREEADVQGLELIRSIFSNSDQESIKKLTYGMKLALKNQSFEVFVSYSLSDGREKYFDCDFYSLTDPSGKILYIVLEAKDITEKIILERAYAQSQKLEALGTFAGGIAHDFNNLLTPMLAYVSYLNAEWSKNETNEAIQKSLPAIEGISKSLDRAKNLIQQILTYSKIDNSIAKQLDLREQLLQVLKEVRVVSSNQIVLFTDLGNEPAYVNADPIQIFQILSNLYENAVFALQDTPNPKITISLSRILYEKSELLHVGFMKNTEYWKLSFSDNGSGISPEIIEKIFDPFFTTKGGKGTGLGLPIIYGIMVKMGGTILVNSSIEKGTEFDLYFPAWRTML
- a CDS encoding ATP-binding protein; this translates as MDRISFEDKSRWNALLNTYSSYLKDAETGVRGYILTGDPEFLEPYQVALLDIPAAETLLRAECEPAYEIELESIIRASKLKIDYIQNFVKHFPIKKPQKSEFIESKRRMDVFRSELKSLLDRKLERENIEKEKNRKFTTRLISVSGGLFFVLSLFILWMILILKRNAKILLEKELIEDRLFEIDDLYQNSPVGFHSLDASGYFVKVNRTELDWLGYAEEELVGKVKWSDLLTEESKQTFQNNFPVFKSTGHIENLRFEAIRKNGSSIFINLSATATYSKTGEMIRSRSVLLDISRMVLYEKELIEARVRAEDANRAKSEFLSSMSHELRTPLNAVIGLSMWLMEDNPKPEQVEYLKNLRFSSETLLTLINDILDFNKIEERMIIIEEIDFSLKEFISSVSSSFTVKAKEQLLSFREEIDKNLPEYICFDPTRMLQVLNNLLSNAVKFTTEGTITLRVLLVSKFENQVVIRFEVEDTGIGISSDKLKYVFEKFTQANQDTTRKFGGSGLGLAISKGLVELMHGNLELESKLGKGSKFSFTFPCKIGKSISSSSLRHAKANSLDLLGKRILVADDIDINRSVVIRFLQRWGIESEEASDGEVVLAKLAKYKIDLILMDLHMPNVDGYMATKRIRENPSWQNIPIIALTASAQLETKEKIHAVGMNDFISKPFYPNDLYQKLVYWISS
- a CDS encoding SpoIIE family protein phosphatase encodes the protein MVRNCLSFFLFFADFSLGRTANREKSQLEKKTLFLGQSSLLLFFLTIILFNNESLQSYPLSIEESKNYRDIGKYFEYTILPERESSLDRILREDTIWRPNPKATISFPRLKDPLWIRITLIHYGDLPHTFFLHFSSPVVDVFELHAQVKGNWITQVSGEQVLQRNKPIYSHIPAFPITLSPDETRTIYVKINSANPIFNFVSIYNSRSFITFSKRQDIFFAAYFGAGFMMFLFSLFLAHTLRYRKFFYYFFYLATVLLINSFSTGFMQYVEIGNSHTWKNYLFPITIYLTSVFGLLFTIEFLETEKNFPKTTKLTKGFILLFISLIFSIFFLELRNFIQLGVTLVIIPIILALSISTMAFFKSKKKLEVILFLFAFGSILIGGALNSLTVQGLIRPIHLSSYSLPLGSAIEVFFLSMALVLKVSDYRKATEEKQEIDLQLKIAQKLQNGLLPQKRTHANGHALGFRYSPASDIGGDFVQIIVKDKEIGLFLCDVSGHGIPAAMIASMTKVSLQIWDDSLDRPAYAAERIRLSLLSSLSGHFLSAFFVYLNPEKQIMKIANAGHHPMVYLDRNGNLEHISSYGRAINEFIESQMIEKTLPLPNSGTLVLFTDGVIEARNSTSGELYGEERFFNLLQTLAKNDPQTICDRLITEVEKFQKSKRSDDDITILAISLEKEF